In Paralcaligenes sp. KSB-10, the following are encoded in one genomic region:
- a CDS encoding hydantoinase B/oxoprolinase family protein gives MRAQTAQALAPAPIDAVRLELVKNSIGSIVDEMVLTVVRIAYSSIMKDTMDLSSAFCDCKGRLIAQGLSLPLHLGSIPDAMDAVLAEYGATLSPGDIVVTNDPYQGGMHLPDIFMFKPVFIGTHLLGYGVLVAHHNDMGGRVPGSSAADSTEIFQEGLQIPMLKLYDKGMVNMTLLKIIARNVRVPDVILGDLRAQEAACRIAERGMQELAQRYGVEELERCFDALLDYSERECRRTIAAIPDGAYSYTDFLDDDGIDPDQPVQVTVTLHIAGDALTADLTGSSPQVRGAINSTLSFAKSAIYFAIRSIMDSDAPNNAGFMRPIAVTAPDDCLFNPRRPGAVAARGVSGFRLIDATFGALAQAVPLKPRAAGEGGTTSYSIGGYDAHGKFVLFREAVMGAWGGGFHREGVDGVANPAANISNAPIEMVENTAPIRIERYELVTDSGGPGTWRGGLAIERQLRFLGQRATFQLRSDRRRYPPFGLAAGQPGTSSNNLLEEDGAWRQIATKFTRSLASGQGFRHRTAGGGGYGDPLERDVAAVLFDVRNGKVSIEAAKSAYGVVIRDTPWRVDEAATSEARRALHAVRDMQGVQQ, from the coding sequence ATGCGGGCTCAAACTGCGCAGGCGCTGGCGCCCGCCCCTATCGATGCTGTCCGTCTTGAGCTAGTCAAGAATTCGATCGGTTCGATCGTGGACGAAATGGTGCTGACAGTCGTGCGCATTGCGTACTCGTCCATCATGAAGGACACCATGGACTTGTCCAGCGCCTTCTGTGACTGCAAGGGCCGGCTAATCGCGCAAGGCCTGAGCCTGCCACTGCACCTGGGATCCATCCCCGACGCGATGGACGCGGTGCTTGCCGAATATGGCGCTACGCTCTCGCCCGGCGATATTGTAGTTACCAATGATCCGTATCAGGGCGGCATGCATCTGCCCGACATCTTCATGTTCAAGCCGGTGTTTATCGGCACGCATCTGCTTGGTTACGGCGTGCTGGTCGCGCACCATAACGATATGGGTGGGCGCGTGCCCGGCTCCAGCGCGGCCGATTCCACCGAGATCTTCCAGGAAGGCCTGCAGATTCCGATGCTCAAGCTTTATGACAAGGGCATGGTCAACATGACGCTGCTGAAGATAATCGCTCGTAACGTGCGCGTGCCCGACGTTATCCTGGGCGACTTGCGTGCGCAAGAGGCGGCTTGCCGGATCGCCGAGCGCGGCATGCAGGAACTGGCGCAGCGCTACGGGGTGGAAGAGCTCGAGCGCTGTTTCGACGCATTGCTCGATTATTCGGAACGAGAGTGCCGTCGAACCATTGCGGCGATACCCGACGGTGCCTATTCCTACACCGATTTTCTCGACGATGACGGTATCGATCCGGATCAGCCGGTCCAGGTGACAGTCACGCTGCACATTGCGGGTGATGCGCTGACTGCCGATCTGACCGGCAGTTCGCCACAGGTGCGCGGCGCGATCAATTCGACATTGTCGTTCGCCAAATCGGCGATCTACTTTGCGATCCGTTCGATCATGGATTCTGACGCGCCCAATAATGCAGGTTTCATGCGGCCGATCGCCGTCACGGCGCCCGACGACTGCCTGTTCAATCCGAGACGACCCGGCGCTGTGGCCGCGCGCGGCGTCAGCGGGTTCCGGTTGATCGATGCAACTTTCGGAGCGCTTGCCCAGGCGGTTCCGCTCAAGCCGCGTGCCGCGGGAGAGGGCGGTACCACCAGCTACAGCATTGGCGGTTACGACGCACACGGAAAATTCGTGCTGTTCCGCGAGGCCGTAATGGGCGCCTGGGGCGGCGGCTTTCATCGCGAAGGGGTGGACGGGGTGGCAAACCCGGCCGCCAATATCAGCAATGCGCCCATCGAAATGGTCGAAAACACTGCGCCGATCCGTATCGAGCGCTACGAACTCGTTACCGACAGCGGGGGGCCGGGCACTTGGCGCGGTGGGCTTGCGATCGAACGGCAGTTGCGTTTTCTTGGACAACGGGCGACGTTTCAGCTGCGTTCGGATCGGCGCCGATACCCGCCGTTCGGGCTCGCGGCGGGTCAACCCGGAACATCATCGAACAATTTGCTGGAAGAAGATGGCGCTTGGCGGCAGATTGCCACGAAGTTCACACGTTCGCTCGCGTCTGGCCAGGGCTTTCGCCATCGCACGGCGGGCGGCGGCGGCTATGGCGATCCGCTCGAACGCGACGTTGCCGCCGTCTTGTTCGACGTGCGCAACGGCAAGGTATCCATCGAAGCGGCCAAAAGTGCATATGGTGTTGTCATCCGCGATACACCGTGGCGAGTCGATGAAGCGGCGACCAGTGAGGCGCGGCGCGCTCTGCATGCTGTTCGTGACATGCAAGGCGTTCAACAATGA
- a CDS encoding hydantoinase/oxoprolinase family protein, whose protein sequence is MNQAQPLRVGADIGGTFTDLVFACPDGSLHKRKVPSTPADYSRAIIDGISAFCTEYRLSPAKIGEVVHATTVATNAILERKGARTALLTTEGFRDVLELRRIRIPMSYDLGWQKPPPLVERELRLGVSERLDAQGAVLVALSTADLAPLVAQLRAHEVEAIAVCFLHSYRNANHEKAVGKYLGEHLPGVYVSLSHEVLPEILEFERTSTTVVNAYVAPLIARYLTILRSRLDDLGSKAPILVMQSNGGLISATVAGSRPVTIIESGPAAGVIAAARLAIDCGYPDIITLDMGGTTTKASIIEQGEILRATEYEVGSAVSVSSRLMRGNGYTLRIPVIDISEVGAGGGSIAAIDAGGSLRVGPRSAGAVPGPACYGQGNTLPTVTDANLVLGYLNNDSLAGGSLKIQRDLAEQAVRTHIAEKSGLSLLDAAYGAHLIANSNMVRAIKSVSVERGRDPRDFVLMVFGGAGPIHAVGVARELGIKRVIIPPAPGVFSAFGLLRADVEQHAARTVLTSTRNADLTTINSVLEEMRAELVRVLTQEGYDQTAVITAPFADLRYQGQSSEITLPLAGLPLTEKELRAVEQRFELEFERTYGHRSAHKQFELVTVRLIASVSRLISDFGEWADEPGAVGEPVLRNVYFGAQHGTVRTAVIPRAALAAQARQGPVIIQEYDTSVIVPPGCNAALDMHRNIIVEVRDESAA, encoded by the coding sequence ATGAACCAGGCCCAGCCATTGAGAGTGGGCGCCGATATCGGCGGAACCTTCACCGACTTGGTCTTTGCGTGCCCAGACGGAAGTCTGCACAAGCGTAAGGTGCCGTCGACGCCCGCTGACTATTCAAGAGCGATCATCGATGGAATTTCGGCGTTCTGTACCGAATATCGACTATCGCCTGCGAAAATTGGCGAAGTGGTGCATGCGACCACGGTGGCGACCAACGCCATTCTCGAGCGCAAGGGCGCCCGGACGGCGTTGTTGACCACGGAGGGTTTTCGCGATGTGCTTGAGTTGCGCCGCATCCGCATTCCGATGTCGTACGACCTTGGCTGGCAGAAGCCGCCGCCGCTGGTCGAGCGCGAACTGCGGCTTGGCGTGAGCGAGCGGCTCGATGCCCAGGGCGCCGTTCTGGTTGCGCTCAGCACGGCTGACCTGGCGCCGCTTGTCGCGCAGTTGCGCGCTCATGAAGTCGAAGCCATTGCCGTCTGTTTTCTGCACTCATACCGTAATGCAAATCATGAAAAAGCGGTTGGCAAGTATCTGGGCGAACATCTGCCTGGAGTATACGTTTCGCTGTCACACGAAGTATTGCCGGAGATTCTCGAGTTCGAGCGTACCAGTACGACGGTCGTCAATGCCTATGTGGCGCCGCTGATTGCCCGCTATCTAACGATTCTGCGCAGCCGCCTTGACGATCTGGGCAGCAAGGCGCCAATTCTGGTCATGCAGTCCAACGGCGGGCTGATCAGTGCGACCGTTGCCGGGTCCCGACCTGTCACGATTATCGAGTCGGGGCCCGCGGCGGGTGTTATCGCGGCCGCGCGGCTCGCGATCGACTGCGGCTATCCGGACATTATCACGCTCGATATGGGCGGCACCACGACCAAGGCATCGATCATAGAGCAGGGCGAGATTCTTCGCGCGACGGAGTACGAGGTCGGTTCGGCCGTTTCCGTGAGCAGCCGCCTGATGCGCGGCAACGGTTATACATTGCGTATCCCCGTAATCGATATTTCGGAAGTCGGCGCGGGCGGCGGCAGCATCGCCGCGATCGACGCCGGCGGCTCGCTGCGGGTGGGACCACGCAGCGCGGGCGCGGTGCCGGGGCCGGCATGTTATGGGCAGGGTAATACTTTGCCGACGGTGACTGACGCGAACCTCGTGCTCGGCTATCTGAATAACGATTCGCTGGCTGGAGGATCGCTGAAGATCCAACGCGACCTCGCTGAGCAGGCCGTGCGCACACACATTGCCGAGAAAAGTGGACTATCGCTGCTCGATGCGGCGTACGGCGCCCACCTCATCGCCAATTCAAATATGGTGCGCGCGATCAAATCGGTTTCGGTCGAACGTGGGCGCGACCCCAGGGACTTTGTGCTGATGGTGTTCGGCGGTGCCGGCCCGATCCACGCAGTGGGGGTTGCACGTGAACTTGGCATCAAGCGGGTCATCATACCGCCCGCACCTGGCGTATTCAGCGCGTTCGGGCTGTTGCGCGCCGATGTGGAACAGCATGCGGCGAGAACTGTGCTGACGTCTACCCGTAACGCCGATCTCACGACCATCAATTCCGTTCTTGAAGAAATGCGGGCTGAACTGGTGCGCGTGCTTACTCAGGAAGGCTACGACCAGACGGCTGTGATTACAGCGCCGTTTGCCGATCTGCGTTACCAGGGGCAATCGTCCGAGATAACCCTGCCGCTTGCCGGCCTGCCCTTGACTGAAAAAGAGCTGCGCGCGGTCGAGCAGCGTTTTGAGCTTGAGTTCGAGCGAACTTATGGCCATCGATCTGCGCATAAGCAGTTTGAACTGGTGACCGTGCGATTGATCGCATCGGTGTCGCGGCTTATATCGGATTTTGGAGAATGGGCGGACGAACCAGGGGCCGTCGGCGAGCCGGTGCTGCGCAATGTGTATTTCGGCGCGCAGCACGGGACTGTCCGTACAGCGGTGATTCCTCGTGCGGCACTGGCTGCGCAAGCGCGCCAGGGGCCAGTGATCATCCAGGAATACGATACAAGCGTCATCGTGCCACCCGGCTGCAACGCCGCTCTGGATATGCACAGGAACATTATTGTCGAGGTGCGTGATGAATCAGCCGCTTGA
- a CDS encoding MmgE/PrpD family protein, producing MNQPLESPRRLLPGAGLAALARFTAELDLNALPAVAIDQAKACLLYGLAVAIASTKSDGSRIAAAAVDGESEGDAGMRFRATRFIDAKRISAGDAAFCNAALFHARVQEDAHPAGHVGVAVMPAALAVAQRLGVRGAELLCAVVAGYEVALRIGRDHAGDASRRGFRTTPLYGVFGAAAAAARLMRLDQGRTHNALALAANTACGLREFVNAGTEEYTLHAGFASRNGISAAYCAAAGAAAAASSLDGAAGFYQSYGGTEKRYDERIEEGLGREFEMLRVAYKPYPTCQFHRSVIHGVLTLRARAANWAPQAMTIRMNPFEADFVGVRFAGPFQTFSQTFMSAPFCAALAWTTGVVGYEGMHEFTAPAVLRQVSLVRIVSDPARPPYHPVIVLTDPDGAAQDEWGQTENSLTFDLTWDAAGRMAGALCQEAGVSDAARAALVLAIEGLEHAPSIDALIDAVNAAIAERP from the coding sequence ATGAATCAGCCGCTTGAGTCGCCACGCCGGCTGTTGCCTGGCGCAGGCCTGGCCGCCTTGGCGCGTTTCACGGCCGAACTCGATCTCAATGCGCTGCCGGCCGTGGCGATCGATCAGGCCAAGGCTTGCCTGCTTTATGGCCTGGCAGTTGCCATTGCATCCACGAAATCCGACGGTTCTCGAATCGCCGCCGCAGCGGTCGATGGCGAGAGCGAAGGCGATGCCGGCATGCGTTTCAGAGCGACCCGCTTCATTGATGCAAAGCGGATCTCCGCGGGCGATGCGGCATTTTGCAACGCGGCGTTGTTTCACGCGAGGGTGCAGGAAGACGCACATCCGGCCGGCCACGTCGGTGTGGCTGTCATGCCGGCGGCACTTGCTGTTGCGCAACGGCTCGGTGTCCGTGGAGCCGAACTGCTGTGCGCCGTAGTTGCCGGCTATGAAGTTGCGCTGCGAATCGGACGAGACCACGCGGGTGACGCCAGTAGGCGTGGCTTTCGCACTACGCCGCTCTATGGTGTGTTCGGCGCGGCGGCGGCCGCCGCGCGTTTAATGCGGTTGGATCAGGGGCGCACGCACAACGCGCTCGCGTTAGCCGCCAACACCGCCTGCGGTTTGCGCGAGTTCGTCAATGCGGGCACCGAGGAGTACACGCTGCACGCGGGCTTCGCCTCCCGAAACGGTATCAGCGCGGCCTATTGCGCGGCGGCTGGCGCGGCCGCCGCGGCCAGTAGTCTCGATGGCGCCGCAGGTTTCTATCAAAGCTATGGCGGGACGGAAAAACGGTACGACGAGCGTATCGAAGAGGGGCTCGGACGTGAGTTCGAAATGCTGCGCGTTGCTTACAAACCTTATCCGACCTGCCAGTTCCATCGCAGTGTGATCCACGGCGTGCTGACCTTGCGTGCTCGTGCGGCAAATTGGGCACCGCAAGCCATGACGATCCGCATGAACCCATTCGAGGCCGATTTCGTGGGGGTGCGATTCGCTGGGCCGTTTCAAACTTTCTCGCAGACATTCATGAGTGCCCCGTTTTGTGCTGCGCTGGCCTGGACGACAGGCGTCGTTGGATACGAAGGCATGCATGAATTCACCGCCCCTGCGGTTCTGCGTCAAGTGAGCTTGGTTCGGATAGTGTCGGATCCTGCGCGGCCGCCTTATCACCCGGTAATCGTCTTGACTGACCCCGATGGGGCAGCCCAGGATGAGTGGGGACAAACGGAAAATAGCCTGACATTCGATTTGACCTGGGACGCCGCGGGTCGAATGGCTGGCGCCTTGTGCCAGGAGGCCGGTGTTTCCGATGCGGCCCGGGCCGCACTGGTGCTGGCCATCGAAGGTCTGGAGCATGCGCCCAGCATCGATGCGTTGATCGATGCCGTGAACGCGGCGATCGCGGAGCGGCCTTGA
- a CDS encoding LysR family transcriptional regulator: MRRYTLIQLDALRCIVNLGTFQAAADHLNVTQPTISLRIRELESIVGYPLLRRSGGKGELTTEGSIFYQYVERLMRTLDEMDRRTRTRDPLQGLLRLGASDTFAISCLPELLSKLETIYPNLRVELTIRDSTSLAELLNAKLLDMAFMAETPMEPHVRVHPLANCPLAWFGNTHQRESDAPITAAELVDRRLMTLPFNSPLNRIMVRWFEASNQPIPPFSICNSLAMVLRLTNASLAWSILPVCFALSNETSILPAPIKVTPDLPTLRLCSAHLIEGPADTLAPVVDLLKEIILHKPGLIPLK; the protein is encoded by the coding sequence ATGCGGCGATATACCCTCATCCAGCTCGATGCGCTGCGCTGTATCGTGAATCTCGGCACCTTTCAGGCCGCGGCCGATCATCTCAATGTGACGCAGCCGACGATCTCGCTACGCATCCGCGAACTTGAGTCCATCGTTGGATACCCCTTATTGCGACGATCGGGCGGAAAAGGCGAGCTGACGACGGAAGGCAGCATTTTCTATCAGTATGTCGAGCGCCTGATGAGAACGCTGGACGAGATGGACCGGCGCACGCGCACGCGCGATCCGCTCCAAGGCCTGCTGCGCCTGGGAGCTTCCGACACTTTCGCCATTAGCTGCCTGCCGGAACTGCTGTCGAAACTGGAGACGATCTACCCCAACCTGCGGGTCGAATTGACGATCAGGGACAGTACAAGCCTTGCCGAATTATTGAATGCGAAATTGCTCGACATGGCTTTCATGGCAGAGACGCCCATGGAACCGCATGTAAGGGTTCATCCGCTGGCGAATTGCCCGCTCGCCTGGTTCGGAAATACGCATCAGCGCGAATCGGACGCACCTATTACCGCAGCCGAGCTGGTCGACCGGCGCTTGATGACCCTACCTTTCAATTCGCCGCTGAATCGGATCATGGTGCGATGGTTCGAGGCCAGCAACCAGCCAATTCCACCCTTCAGCATATGCAACAGTCTTGCGATGGTATTAAGGCTCACCAATGCAAGCCTCGCATGGAGCATCTTGCCGGTATGCTTCGCACTGTCGAACGAGACAAGCATTCTTCCTGCGCCCATCAAAGTCACACCCGACCTGCCCACGCTCCGGCTATGCAGCGCCCATCTGATCGAAGGCCCGGCAGATACGCTTGCACCCGTCGTCGACCTACTTAAGGAAATTATTCTGCATAAACCGGGACTGATTCCGCTAAAATGA